The Chaetodon trifascialis isolate fChaTrf1 chromosome 17, fChaTrf1.hap1, whole genome shotgun sequence genome has a segment encoding these proteins:
- the nup153 gene encoding nuclear pore complex protein Nup153 isoform X2, with amino-acid sequence MAATGGGKIRSRRYHIASKPYAKSKQQQSGLISRVTDTVKSIVPSWLQKYFKNEDAPEGGGAVLGTDQNCQLPPPPPNGSEEGPPPLDGRDSPEPSTSNTEPSTSRASLNFQEYVLSRPPLSRSHLHFPPLDASSATMGASSNLFSQPSTSSAPGPFSTGFSLVKEIKDNLSQHEDDNISTTSGFSSRASDKDVPTSKTASLPQLWSPETDRTNSGPQSAQSSLKRPAFNLSVFGTSSSSTFNNTALNSSQLGDSPFYPGKTTYGGAAAVRSARTRPGTPYQAPVRRQIKAKPAGAQPCGVTSATARRILQSLERMSSPLADARRIPAAASSPLSTSMDGTNLDVSHFQSKKKRIDSSLPPVQRLVVPAAVSVSGNRSMSFRPTLTPGGVSRPLDRTPRETPTRQSPQLPEATPGPSQSTMGSSSPVYPLSSTPAASSVNSGGGKMKRERTTARPSSKRPDDEEVVEVPDLPTISLPISTSALPTFSFTSPLPPLTTISTTPNVTPVTPAKETVTNEEPPTASTPPCLPFTFSSPIVKATAASPPSFSPSAGFTFSAPVAKLGPSMSNGKLASPIVATAKSATSKSTEDFEGPFKPAKTLKQGSVLDLLKAPGFASPVARTSPGPDSTPQQTSTQSAAPSSSTTTTTSSLSSSTGFGDLFKAPSGWSCDVCMVQNKLSDTKCVCCMAPQPNSSSSKSMDSKPSPATSVGLESSGTNTTSTTTTTAGFGTMFSKPAGTWDCDTCLVLNKPDAVKCVACETAKPGTGLKPSLTLPSAFSAVKTVSTPTAPVSTGLVGFGDKFKKPEGAWECDTCMVENKAEDTKCVACMTAKPGASAEASSSASTAPVFGLGDAFKKPEGAWDCDVCLVQNKAADVKCVACQTAKPGANVEPKAFGSSFGSSAGGTSGSSTFGSSTSSSGGFKFGTSDSTSGSGSGGFKFGGSLSESSSSLSGGFKFGVPSGNSSAETTSKDTTSGFKFGSSSEGFKFGTASSDDKKSEQPAAGSGFKFGASSGIVFGTGSSNTESTASKGGFTFGLSKPEEKISDTTTSSSVSFTLSASSQEKSDNVASSNDTTSTNTNSSTNTTTTTGSVFGRLGEPTLATTTPQGGSMFGSLQADKEPAAPTFTFGKPEEKKEAAVASAPSAFVFGAASKDADGAPAPATSGGFSFGKPSAPAEQPPPAFTFGKPADKSEASTAENPKPAFTFGQSAPDSAAPPKPAFSFMASNPTNTTNSTTSSSSIPTPSLFGNTTTTAAATSSSSSSSTQAPAPSTFMFGQPPATSGDAPPAKAAFVFGQSQDSQPPAPSAAPLNSTPAPAQPFIFGAPASAAAPAAAAAPSFSFGAAAPSAASSSAPSAAPSPFAFSSAPSGGFGANQTPSFGSSFGSPFTATPSQTPAFGAKPNTAPVFGQQANSTPVFGATTNSAPGGGFQFGGASAFGATNNTSGVFTFGAGAAASPAPSSNPSIAPQSGAPGGGFNFAQPPAFNIGSTKSFSPSPAGQQAIAGRKIKTAVRRRK; translated from the exons ATGGCGGCCACGGGTGGAGGGAAAATTAGAAGCAGGAGATATCATATCGCCTCTAAACCTTACGCCAAGAGTAAACAG CAGCAGTCAGGCCTCATCAGTCGAGTGACAGACACAGTAAAGAGCATCGTTCCTTCCTGGCTGCAGAAATATTTTAAGAATGAAGATGctcctgaaggaggaggagctgtaCTGGGGACAGACCAGAACTGCCAGctgccaccacctcctcctaaTGGCAGTGAAGAGGGACCTCCTCCCCTTGATGGACGTGACTCCCCGGAGCCAAGCACCAGTAACACAG AGCCCTCAACCAGCCGGGCATCCCTGAACTTTCAGGAGTATGTTCTTTCTCGACCTCCTCTGAGTCGCTCCCACCTCCATTTTCCTCCGCTGGATGCCTCCTCCGCAACCATGGGGGCTTCCAGCAACCTTTTTtctcagccctccacctcctcagcgCCTGGACCCTTTTCCACAGGCTTCTCCTTGGTCAAAGAAATTAAGGACAACCTCTCGCAGCACGAAGATGATAACATCTCCACCACTAGCGGCTTCTCCTCCCGCGCCTCTGACAAAG ATGTCCCCACTTCCAAAACAGCGTCACTTCCCCAACTTTGGTccccagagacagacagaacaaactCTGGGCCTCAGTCTGCCCAGTCCAGTCTGAAAAGGCCTGCTTTCaacctgtctgtgtttggaaCTTCCTCCAGT TCAACATTCAACAACACAGCACTAAACTCCAGCCAGCTTGGAGATTCACCCTTCTACCCCGGGAAGACCACATACGGTGGGGCAGCTGCAGTCAGGAGCGCTCGCACTCGTCCTGGAACACCATACCAG GCCCCAGTGAGGAGACAGATCAAGGCCAAGCCTGCTGGAGCTCAGCCCTGTGGGGTGACCAGTGCGACAGCCAGACGCATCTTGCAGTCTTTGGAGCGCATGTCGAGCCCTCTAGCT GATGCCAGGAGAATCCCAGCAGCAGCCTCGTCCCCTCTGTCCACA tcaATGGACGGCACAAATCTCGATGTGTCACATTTCCAGTCAAAAAAGAAACGG ATCGATTCCAGCCTCCCACCGGTGCAGAGGCTGGTGGTTCCTGCTGCAGTGTCGGTGTCAGGAAACCGCTCCATGTCCTTCAGGCCCACTTTGACTCCTGGAGGGGTGAGCCGACCTCTGGACAGGACCCCGAGAGAGACG CCCACAAGACAATCGCCGCAACTACCTGAAGCAACCCCAGGTCCATCTCAAAG CACAATGGGTTCCAGCAGCCCAGTCTATCCTCTGTCCAGCACGCCTGCAGCCAGCAGTGTGAACTCTGGAGGCGGtaaaatgaagagagaaaggaCCACTGCACGGCCTTCATCTAAACGCCCCGACGATGAAGAA GTGGTCGAGGTACCAGACCTTCCAACCATTTCACTTCCCATCAGCACCTCCGCCTTGCCCACCTTCAGCTTCACCTCCCCTCTTCCGCCTCTCaccaccatcagcaccacccCCAATGTCACGCCTGTTACTCCTGCTAAGGAAACAGTTACAAACGAG gagCCACCAACGGCCTCAACACCTCCTTGTCTacctttcacattttcctcCCCTATTGTCAAGGCGACTGCTGCTAGCCCCCCTTCCTTTTCCCCCTCG GCTGGATTCACTTTTAGTGCCCCTGTAGCAAAGTTGGGTCCCTCCATGTCAAACGGGAAACTGGCCTCTCCCATAGTGGCAACAG CGAAGTCAGCAACAAGCAAAAGCACAGAAGATTTTGAAGGCCCTTTCAAACCAGCTAAGACCCTGAAGCAGGGCAGCGTGCTGGATCTTCTCAAAGCACCTG GCTTCGCTTCTCCTGTTGCTCGGACTTCTCCCGGCCCAGACAGCACTCCGCAGCAGACCTCCACACAATccgctgccccctcctcctccaccaccacaaccacctCCTCCCTGTCTTCATCTACCGGGTTTGGTGACTTGTTCAAAGCCCCATCAGGCTGGAGCTGTGATGTCTGCATGGTGCAGAACAAGCTATCAGACACcaagtgtgtttgctgtatggCCCCACAGCCCAATTCGTCCTCATCCAAATCTATGGACAGTAAACCTTCACCCGCCACCTCGGTTGGGCTAGAGAGCAGCGGCACGaacaccacctccaccactaCAACCACTGCAGGTTTTGGCACAATGTTCTCCAAACCTGCAGGAACTTGGGACTGTGATACGTGTCTTGTTCTCAACAAACCTGATGCAGTAAAGTGCGTGGCCTGCGAAACGGCCAAACCAGGGACAGGGCTCAAACCCTCACTGACTCTTCCTTCTGCCTTCTCAGCTGTTAAGACTGTATCCACCCCCACAGCCCCCGTTTCTACAGGGCTCGTAGGATTTGGAGACAAGTTCAAAAAACCTGAAGGAGCATGGGAATGTGATACGTGTATGGTAGAAAACAAGGCAGAGGACACAAAGTGTGTGGCCTGCATGACCGCCAAACCAG GAGCTTCAGCTGAAGCGTCTTCTTCAGCCAGCACTGCTCCAGTGTTTGGGTTGGGAGATGCATTCAAGAAGCCAGAGGGTGCCTGGGATTGTGACGTCTGTCTTGTGCAAAATAAGGCTGCTGATGTAAAGTGTGTTGCCTGTCAAACAGCCAAACCTGGAGCTAACGTGGAGCCCAAAG CTTTTGGTTCATCTTTTGGTTCATCAGCTGGTGGGACCTCAGGCTCCTCTACATTCGGCTCTTCTACCTCTAGTTCTGGAGGTTTCAAGTTTGGCACATCAGACAGTACCTCTGGATCAGGATCTGGAGGTTTCAAGTTTGGAGGCTCATTGTCAGAGTCCTCCTCTTCATTGTCAGGTGGATTCAAGTTTGGAGTGCCGTCTGGAAACTCCTCAGCAGAAACCACATCTAAAGACACTACATCAGGGTTCAAATTCGGCAGCTCCTCAGAGGGCTTTAAATTTGGGACTGCCTCTAGTGATGACAAAAAGTCAGAACAACCTGCTGCGGGTTCTGGGTTTAAGTTTGGAGCCAGCAGTGGGATAGTGTTTGGAACTGGATCATCTAACACAGAAAGTACCGCCTCTAAGGGCGGCTTCACCTTTGGACTGTCAAAACCTGAAGAGAAAATATCTGACACCACCACCTCATCCTCTGTTAGTTTCACCCTATCTGCGTCCTCTCAAGAGAAGAGTGACAATGTGGCATCTTCAAATGACACCACATCAACAAACACCAACTCATCCACCAACACAACTACCACCACTGGGTCTGTATTTGGGAGATTGGGCGAGCCAACTTTGGCAACCACCACACCACAAGGGGGCTCTATGTTTGGATCCTTACAGGCAGACAAAGAGCCAGCTGCTCCCACATTTACCTTCGGGAagccagaggagaagaaagaagccGCTGTGGCCTCGGCTCCGTCTGCCTTCGTCTTCGGTGCTGCTAGTAAAGATGCAGATGGTGCACCAGCGCCGGCCACGTCTGGAGGCTTTTCCTTCGGCAAGCCCAGTGCTCCAGCAGAACAACCTCCACCCGCATTCACTTTTGGCAAGCCAGCAGACAAGAGTGAAGCATCAACCGCAGAGAACCCAAAGCCCGcttttacctttggacaaagtgctccag attctgctgctcctccaaaaCCAGCATTTTCCTTTATGGCTAGTAAccccaccaacaccaccaattCCACCACCTCGTCCTCTTCGATACCTACCCCAAGTCTGTTCggcaacaccaccaccaccgccgccgccaccagcagcagcagcagcagctccactcagGCTCCAGCTCCCAGCACTTTCATGTTCGGTCAGCCCCCTGCAACCTCTGGTGACGCTCCTCCAGCTAAAGCGGCCTTCGTCTTCGGCCAGAGTCAGGACAGCCAGCCTCCCGCCCCGTCAGCTGCTCCACTGAACTCTACTCCGGCCCCAGCTCAGCCCTTCATCTTTGGTGCTCctgccagtgctgctgctcctgctgctgctgctgctccatcctTCAGTTTTGGAGCAGCAGCACCCTCTGCTGCCTCATCCTCAG CTCCGTCTGCAGCTCCCTCTCCATTTGCATTCAGCTCGGCTCCCTCTGGTGGATTCGGAGCCAACCAGACTCCTTCATTCGGCTCATCCTTTGGATCCCCTTTCACAGCCACACCTTCCCAAACCCCAGCCTTTGGAGCCAAACCCAACACCGCCCCTGTCTTTGGACAGCAGGCCAACTCCACACCTGTATTTGGGGCGACTACTAATTCTGCACCAG gtggaggCTTTCAGTTCGGAGGAGCCAGTGCATTCGGAGCCACAAACAACACCTCAGGTGTGTTTACCTTCGGTGCTGGAGCAGCAGCGTCTCCTGCTCCCTCTTCCAACCCCTCCATCGCACCCCAGTCAGGAGCACCTGGAGGTGGATTCAACTTTGCACAACCCCCCGCATTCAATATTGG GTCAACAAAATCCTTCAGCCCCTCTCCTGCTGGACAGCAAGCGATCGCCGGGCGCAAGATCAAGACAGCGGTGCGGCGCAGAAAGTAG